From a single Microbacterium murale genomic region:
- a CDS encoding energy-coupling factor transporter transmembrane component T family protein, producing MSADVEIEETVHRAWLDGVNPVTKLVLALLLSVPLFASIDVVSGLVAIGLQLLCLPLTGLRWGTVLKRMLPIMIFAPVAGLSMLLYAEPAGRIYWSWGFATVSEESVQLAIAVALRVVALGLPTILLFGRTDPTELADALAQVAKLPSRFVLGVLAGARMLGLFLDDWRTMGLARRARGVGDRGALRRFFSMAFVLLVFAVRRGTKLAMAMEARGFGSGIPRTWSRPSRLHARDGVALLGGTLIMALALTAAVLLGTFRFVWS from the coding sequence ATGAGCGCGGATGTCGAGATCGAAGAGACGGTGCATCGCGCATGGCTCGACGGCGTGAACCCGGTGACGAAGCTGGTGCTCGCACTGCTGCTGTCCGTGCCGCTGTTCGCGTCCATCGATGTGGTGAGCGGCCTCGTCGCGATCGGACTGCAGCTGCTGTGCCTGCCGCTCACCGGTCTGCGATGGGGCACCGTGCTGAAAAGGATGCTGCCGATCATGATCTTCGCCCCGGTCGCGGGGCTGAGCATGCTGCTGTACGCCGAGCCTGCAGGGCGCATCTACTGGAGCTGGGGGTTCGCGACGGTGAGCGAGGAGTCGGTCCAGCTGGCCATCGCTGTGGCCCTCCGCGTCGTCGCCCTCGGTCTGCCGACGATCCTGCTGTTCGGGCGCACCGACCCGACCGAGCTGGCGGATGCTCTCGCGCAGGTCGCGAAGCTGCCCAGTCGATTCGTGCTCGGCGTCCTCGCCGGTGCCAGGATGCTGGGTCTGTTCCTCGATGACTGGCGCACGATGGGCCTCGCCCGACGTGCGCGTGGTGTGGGTGATCGCGGTGCGCTCAGACGCTTCTTCTCGATGGCGTTCGTACTGCTGGTGTTCGCGGTGCGCCGCGGCACGAAGCTCGCGATGGCGATGGAGGCGCGCGGGTTCGGGTCCGGCATCCCGCGTACGTGGTCCCGGCCGTCCCGTCTGCATGCACGTGACGGTGTGGCGCTGCTCGGAGGCACCCTGATCATGGCCCTCGCGCTCACCGCGGCAGTGCTGCTCGGCACGTTCCGGTTCGTCTGGAGTTGA
- a CDS encoding ABC transporter ATP-binding protein gives MTSATPARVQAAGWGWRYAGRKLPAVSDATFTIEPGERVLLLGASGAGKSTLLAGLAGVLGDADEGERTGALLIDGAAPESRRGQVGLVMQDPDAGIVLSKVGDDVAFGCENLGIPASEIPARVAGALEAVGLDVPLQHATKALSGGQKQRLVLAGVLAMRPGLLLLDEPTANLDPEGVAEVRSSVERVVDATGATLIVVEHRTPVWVDLMTRVIVLAAGGGLLADGSPAQVFAEHGRALADAGVWVPDQDVELPVTPVASGAASAVLEATGLAVARDPRVVVQSGLDVRVPQGSATVITGPNGVGKSTLALTLAGLIPERTGEVVAASSLTGRGGRRPIRWTSRELLTRIGTVFQEPEHQFLTQTLRDELAVGPRALGWDAARTAFVVDGLLERLHLSHLALANPFTLSGGQKRRLSVATVLAASPEVIVLDEPTFGQDRRGWIELVSLLQEEIASGTSVVAVTHDEGVIQHLGGHRIVLEPAA, from the coding sequence ATGACTTCTGCCACCCCGGCCCGCGTGCAGGCCGCGGGCTGGGGGTGGCGCTACGCCGGACGGAAGCTTCCCGCCGTCAGCGATGCCACCTTCACGATCGAACCAGGCGAGCGCGTGCTGCTGCTCGGCGCCTCCGGCGCGGGAAAGTCGACCCTGCTGGCGGGTCTCGCCGGAGTGCTCGGCGATGCTGATGAGGGAGAACGCACCGGAGCTCTTCTGATCGATGGAGCCGCTCCAGAGTCGCGCCGCGGGCAGGTGGGCCTGGTCATGCAGGATCCGGATGCGGGAATCGTGCTGTCGAAGGTCGGCGACGATGTCGCCTTCGGCTGCGAGAACCTCGGCATCCCGGCATCAGAGATCCCCGCGCGTGTGGCGGGCGCACTCGAAGCCGTGGGGTTGGACGTGCCGTTGCAGCACGCGACGAAGGCGCTTTCCGGCGGTCAGAAGCAGCGGCTGGTACTCGCGGGCGTGCTTGCGATGCGCCCAGGGCTGCTGCTGCTCGACGAGCCGACCGCGAATCTCGATCCGGAAGGGGTCGCTGAGGTCCGGTCGAGTGTCGAGCGGGTCGTGGATGCCACCGGCGCGACGCTGATCGTCGTGGAGCACCGCACTCCGGTCTGGGTCGACCTGATGACCCGGGTGATCGTGCTCGCCGCCGGCGGCGGGCTGCTCGCAGACGGTTCACCCGCGCAGGTGTTCGCTGAGCACGGCCGTGCGCTGGCGGATGCCGGGGTGTGGGTACCGGATCAGGATGTCGAGCTGCCGGTGACGCCGGTAGCCTCTGGCGCGGCATCCGCTGTTCTCGAAGCGACCGGTCTCGCCGTGGCGCGCGATCCGCGTGTCGTCGTGCAGTCCGGGCTCGATGTGCGCGTGCCGCAGGGGAGTGCGACCGTGATCACGGGTCCGAACGGCGTGGGCAAGTCGACCCTCGCTCTCACGCTGGCAGGTCTCATCCCCGAGCGCACGGGTGAGGTCGTCGCGGCATCCTCGCTTACCGGCAGGGGTGGGCGTCGGCCGATCCGATGGACATCGCGCGAACTGCTCACGCGCATCGGCACAGTGTTCCAGGAGCCCGAGCATCAGTTCCTCACACAGACACTGCGTGACGAACTCGCCGTCGGGCCGAGAGCGCTGGGCTGGGACGCCGCCCGTACTGCATTCGTCGTCGACGGGCTGCTCGAGCGCCTGCACCTGTCGCACCTCGCGCTCGCGAACCCGTTCACGTTGTCGGGTGGGCAGAAGCGGCGGCTGTCCGTCGCGACGGTGCTCGCGGCATCGCCCGAGGTGATCGTGCTCGACGAACCGACCTTCGGGCAGGACCGGCGCGGCTGGATCGAGCTGGTCTCCTTGCTGCAGGAGGAGATCGCGTCGGGCACTTCGGTCGTCGCCGTCACGCACGACGAGGGCGTGATCCAGCACCTCGGCGGGCATCGGATCGTACTGGAGCCGGCGGCATGA
- a CDS encoding SDR family oxidoreductase — protein sequence MTLAGKTILMSGGSRGIGLAIALRAAADGANIAMLAKTDTPHPKLEGTIHTAAEQIRAAGGNALPIVGDVREDDDITEAVLKTQGEFGGIDIVINNASVIDLSRSLDLGAKKYDLMQDVNVRGTFMLSRAAIPQLKDAANPHILSLSPPLNPTPKWLGAHTGYSLAKFGMTMVTLGLAAEFASDGIAANTLWPRTTIATAAVQNLLGGDKVMAASRTPEIYADAAYAVLTKPAAEYTGQSLIVEDVLEADGVTDFSGYAAIPGTPDDRLFPDIFLG from the coding sequence ATGACACTGGCAGGAAAGACGATCCTGATGTCGGGCGGCAGCCGCGGCATCGGACTGGCGATCGCGCTGCGCGCCGCGGCGGACGGTGCGAACATCGCGATGCTCGCGAAGACCGACACACCTCATCCGAAGCTCGAGGGCACGATCCACACCGCGGCCGAGCAGATCCGTGCCGCCGGTGGCAACGCGCTGCCCATCGTCGGCGACGTGCGTGAGGACGACGACATCACCGAGGCGGTCCTGAAGACGCAGGGCGAGTTCGGCGGCATCGACATCGTGATCAACAACGCCAGCGTCATCGACCTGTCGCGCTCGCTCGATCTCGGCGCGAAGAAGTACGACCTGATGCAGGACGTCAACGTTCGGGGCACGTTCATGCTGTCGCGTGCGGCGATTCCGCAGCTGAAGGATGCCGCGAACCCGCACATCCTGTCGCTCTCGCCGCCGCTCAACCCGACACCGAAGTGGCTCGGCGCGCACACCGGATACTCGCTGGCGAAGTTCGGCATGACGATGGTCACGCTGGGGCTCGCGGCGGAGTTCGCCTCAGACGGCATCGCCGCCAACACGCTGTGGCCACGCACGACGATCGCGACCGCTGCGGTGCAGAACCTGCTCGGCGGTGACAAGGTGATGGCCGCGAGTCGCACGCCGGAGATCTATGCGGATGCCGCCTACGCGGTGCTCACGAAGCCGGCGGCCGAGTACACCGGGCAGAGCCTGATCGTGGAGGACGTGCTGGAAGCCGACGGCGTGACC
- a CDS encoding ECF transporter S component encodes MNTSTRTPAATTIGTGANPWRWRVVDIVVAAVLGVAVGLLFWGWNVVGGAWFGAADALTPGLGGIAVGIWLIGGVIGGLVIRKPGAALVVEVVAAIVSMLIGNVWGVSTVLSGLVQGLGAELIFALFLYRRFGLGVAALAGVGAAVAAWVFELFYGSSPNILKSLEFNTIYLVCVAVSGAILAGVVGWLLVRALAKTGALSRFAAGRELAREV; translated from the coding sequence ATGAACACGTCTACACGCACGCCCGCCGCCACGACCATCGGCACCGGTGCGAATCCGTGGCGCTGGCGCGTCGTCGACATCGTCGTCGCCGCCGTCCTCGGCGTCGCGGTCGGCCTGCTCTTCTGGGGGTGGAACGTCGTCGGCGGGGCGTGGTTCGGGGCTGCGGATGCCTTGACCCCAGGGCTCGGCGGCATCGCCGTCGGCATCTGGCTGATCGGTGGCGTCATCGGCGGCCTCGTCATCCGCAAACCGGGGGCGGCCCTCGTCGTCGAGGTGGTCGCCGCGATCGTCTCGATGCTCATCGGCAACGTGTGGGGCGTTTCCACCGTCTTGTCCGGACTCGTCCAGGGCCTCGGCGCAGAGCTCATCTTCGCGCTGTTCCTGTACCGGCGTTTCGGCCTCGGTGTCGCGGCCCTCGCCGGAGTCGGCGCCGCGGTCGCCGCGTGGGTCTTCGAGCTCTTCTACGGCAGCTCGCCCAACATCCTCAAGTCGCTCGAGTTCAACACGATCTATCTGGTGTGCGTCGCCGTCTCCGGTGCGATCCTCGCCGGCGTCGTCGGTTGGTTGCTCGTGCGCGCACTGGCGAAGACCGGAGCGCTCAGCCGCTTCGCCGCGGGCAGAGAACTCGCACGCGAGGTCTGA
- a CDS encoding aminoglycoside 3'-phosphotransferase, whose amino-acid sequence MTIPVGEVAVPARVEALAAGADLTPVWHNNIGGLTFRTDDGRFIKYGPLDDEANMRDEAERMRWASRWIRVPEVIEQGQEATHEWLVTVALQGESAVAPRWIAEPAAAVRAVGEALRALHDRLPVDECPWTWSVPARIANAEARGIRIPASLREAPPIDKLVVCHGDACVPNTLLDAGGRWLAHVDFAVLGTADRWADIAVASMSTSWNYGSGWEDALIEAYGVEPDRERLAYYRALWDAT is encoded by the coding sequence ATGACGATCCCCGTCGGAGAGGTCGCGGTTCCGGCGCGCGTGGAGGCGCTCGCGGCCGGTGCAGACCTCACGCCCGTGTGGCACAACAACATCGGCGGCTTGACGTTCCGCACCGACGACGGGCGCTTCATCAAGTACGGTCCGCTCGACGACGAGGCGAACATGCGCGATGAAGCAGAGCGGATGCGCTGGGCATCGAGATGGATACGAGTGCCGGAGGTGATCGAGCAGGGACAGGAAGCCACTCACGAGTGGCTCGTCACGGTGGCGCTTCAGGGTGAGAGCGCCGTCGCGCCGCGCTGGATCGCGGAACCCGCCGCTGCCGTGCGTGCTGTCGGCGAAGCGCTGCGAGCACTGCACGACAGGCTTCCGGTGGACGAATGCCCGTGGACCTGGAGCGTGCCCGCCCGCATCGCGAACGCCGAGGCCAGGGGCATCCGCATTCCCGCCTCGCTGCGCGAGGCTCCGCCGATAGACAAGCTGGTCGTCTGCCACGGCGATGCCTGCGTTCCCAACACCCTGTTGGATGCCGGTGGCCGGTGGCTCGCGCACGTCGACTTCGCGGTACTCGGCACCGCCGACCGCTGGGCGGACATCGCGGTGGCATCCATGAGCACGTCCTGGAACTACGGCTCCGGATGGGAAGACGCGCTCATCGAGGCATACGGCGTCGAACCCGACCGCGAGCGGCTGGCGTACTACCGAGCGCTGTGGGACGCGACCTGA
- a CDS encoding DUF488 domain-containing protein, with the protein MQLRRKRAYDTAASADGFRVLVDRLWPRGVSKERAGIDLWAKNTAPSPDLRKAWHTASDDDWGIYADRYRAELANESAPALEDLTATLKQHDVVTLVYAAHDPEHNHAIVLEEALRRLL; encoded by the coding sequence ATGCAACTGCGTCGCAAGCGAGCCTACGACACCGCTGCGTCGGCCGATGGGTTCCGTGTGCTGGTCGATCGGCTGTGGCCGCGCGGTGTCTCCAAGGAGCGGGCCGGCATCGACCTCTGGGCCAAGAACACCGCGCCCAGCCCTGACCTGCGAAAGGCATGGCACACGGCATCCGACGACGACTGGGGCATCTACGCAGACCGGTACCGGGCCGAACTGGCGAACGAGTCGGCGCCCGCGCTCGAGGACCTCACTGCGACGCTGAAGCAGCACGACGTCGTCACGCTCGTCTACGCCGCGCACGACCCGGAGCACAACCACGCGATCGTGCTGGAGGAAGCGCTGCGGAGACTGTTGTGA
- a CDS encoding SDR family NAD(P)-dependent oxidoreductase, with protein sequence MQVQGSAALITGGASGLGLATARALAAAGAHVTLLDLPSSAGADLATELGGTFAAGDVTSAEDAAAAVVAANAAAPLRIVVNCAGIAPPAKVLDREGNPAVLADFERVIRINLVGTFNVISQASAVIAKNDPTESGDRGVIINTASVAAFDGQIGQPAYSASKGGVHAMTLPIARELARYSIRVCTIAPGIMETPMLAGLPEAAQESLGQQVPYPARLGRPSEYAALALSIVENDYLNGETIRLDGAIRMAPK encoded by the coding sequence ATGCAGGTCCAGGGATCCGCAGCACTGATCACGGGTGGCGCCTCAGGCCTCGGCCTCGCCACCGCTCGTGCGCTCGCCGCAGCGGGCGCGCACGTCACGCTGCTCGACCTGCCGTCATCGGCAGGCGCCGACCTCGCCACTGAACTCGGCGGAACGTTCGCCGCCGGCGACGTCACCAGTGCGGAGGATGCCGCGGCAGCCGTCGTCGCCGCGAACGCGGCGGCTCCACTGCGCATCGTCGTGAACTGCGCCGGCATCGCGCCGCCCGCGAAGGTGCTCGACCGTGAAGGCAACCCCGCCGTTCTCGCGGACTTCGAGCGTGTGATCCGCATCAACCTCGTGGGCACGTTCAACGTCATCTCGCAGGCGTCCGCCGTGATCGCGAAGAACGACCCGACCGAGTCAGGTGACAGAGGCGTCATCATCAACACGGCGTCCGTCGCCGCGTTCGACGGGCAGATCGGTCAGCCGGCGTACTCCGCGTCGAAGGGCGGCGTGCACGCCATGACATTGCCGATCGCACGTGAACTCGCTCGCTACAGCATCCGAGTCTGCACGATCGCTCCCGGCATCATGGAGACCCCCATGCTCGCCGGTCTCCCCGAAGCCGCGCAGGAGTCGCTCGGGCAGCAGGTGCCGTATCCCGCGCGTCTGGGGCGCCCATCCGAGTACGCCGCGCTCGCCCTGAGCATCGTCGAGAACGACTACCTGAACGGCGAGACGATCCGCCTGGACGGCGCGATCCGCATGGCGCCGAAGTAA
- a CDS encoding MmcQ/YjbR family DNA-binding protein — translation MAHPIMFHEDDPLLARVRQIALGLPEADEKVSHGRPTFFTQKVFCYFGGSVRADDEWVAHDAAIMVRPDPADDPALRQDPRFWVPAYLGPSGWLGIDLDEETDWQEIAELIDASYRVTAPRRLVRELDGR, via the coding sequence ATGGCTCATCCGATCATGTTCCACGAGGACGACCCGCTGCTCGCACGGGTACGCCAGATCGCGCTCGGGCTGCCGGAGGCCGATGAGAAGGTCAGTCACGGGCGTCCCACGTTCTTCACGCAGAAGGTGTTCTGCTACTTCGGCGGCTCGGTGCGCGCCGACGATGAATGGGTCGCGCATGACGCGGCGATCATGGTGCGTCCGGACCCCGCCGATGATCCCGCTCTGCGGCAGGACCCACGATTCTGGGTGCCTGCGTATCTCGGGCCCTCGGGATGGCTCGGGATCGACCTCGACGAGGAGACGGACTGGCAGGAGATCGCCGAACTCATCGACGCCTCCTATCGGGTGACAGCACCGCGGCGGCTGGTGCGAGAACTCGACGGGCGCTGA